In the genome of Deltaproteobacteria bacterium, one region contains:
- the ilvB gene encoding biosynthetic-type acetolactate synthase large subunit — protein sequence MIVRCLEREGVEYIFGLSGGAALPIFDALSDSKIKLILVRHEQGGTHMADGYARATGRPGVVLVTSGPGATNTVTGVLTAQMDSAPLIVISGQTISPMLGKDAFQEADVTGITYPVVKHSYLIKSADEIPRVIREAFHIATSGRPGPVLIDVPKDIGQGPCTAAFTDALDLPGYTVPGRGDPERIAEAARYLREAKRPVLYVGHGAVISDAGKAITALAEKLRAPVVNTLLGKGAVDETHPLNLGMFGMHGTAYANKAVVDCDLIMAIGGRWDDRITGRVTDFCRRAVKIHVDIDAAEFGKIIRPDVSIHGDARLVIEDLVPQVEMADTAEWLAQIVRWRKQFPLKYPKQGGLRAQHVLDRLNAVTKGDSILTTDVGQHQMWAAQFCLTRSNRAWLSSGGAGTMGFGFPAAIGAQFAQPHKKVWAIVGDGGFQMTCSELATACVNKLPVKCLIINNNYLGMIRQWQEMFYDNRLSGADLEGNPDFVKLAQAYGAKGLRIRRPADVDRILREAHAWDKGPCVVVAEVVKEDNVFPMIPAGASLSEMLIEKPKHRLEKPSGST from the coding sequence ATGATCGTCCGGTGCCTCGAAAGAGAGGGGGTCGAGTACATCTTTGGCCTCTCCGGCGGAGCGGCCCTACCGATCTTCGACGCTTTGTCCGACTCCAAGATCAAGCTGATCCTGGTTCGCCACGAACAGGGCGGCACGCACATGGCCGACGGGTACGCGCGCGCGACCGGCCGGCCGGGCGTGGTGCTGGTGACCTCGGGCCCGGGCGCGACCAACACCGTCACGGGGGTGCTCACCGCGCAGATGGACTCGGCGCCGCTGATCGTGATCAGCGGGCAGACCATCTCGCCCATGCTCGGCAAGGACGCGTTCCAGGAGGCGGACGTCACCGGCATCACCTACCCGGTGGTGAAGCACTCCTATCTGATCAAGAGCGCCGACGAGATCCCGCGCGTGATCCGCGAGGCGTTCCACATCGCGACCTCCGGCCGGCCCGGACCGGTGCTGATCGACGTGCCCAAGGACATCGGTCAGGGGCCGTGCACCGCAGCGTTCACCGACGCGCTCGATCTGCCGGGCTACACCGTTCCGGGTCGGGGCGATCCCGAGCGCATCGCCGAGGCGGCGCGCTACCTGCGCGAGGCGAAGCGGCCGGTGCTCTACGTCGGCCACGGCGCGGTGATCTCCGACGCCGGCAAGGCGATCACCGCGCTCGCCGAGAAGCTGCGCGCGCCGGTGGTCAACACGCTCCTCGGCAAGGGAGCGGTCGACGAGACCCACCCGCTGAACCTCGGCATGTTCGGCATGCACGGCACCGCCTACGCGAACAAGGCGGTGGTCGACTGCGACCTGATCATGGCGATCGGCGGCCGCTGGGACGACCGCATCACCGGGCGCGTCACGGATTTCTGCCGCCGCGCGGTGAAGATCCACGTCGACATCGACGCGGCGGAGTTCGGCAAGATCATCCGGCCCGACGTGTCGATCCACGGGGACGCGCGGCTGGTGATCGAGGATCTGGTGCCGCAGGTCGAGATGGCCGACACCGCGGAGTGGCTGGCGCAGATCGTGCGCTGGCGCAAGCAATTCCCGCTCAAGTACCCCAAACAGGGGGGATTGCGCGCGCAGCACGTGCTCGACCGGCTGAACGCGGTCACCAAGGGCGACTCGATCCTGACCACCGACGTCGGCCAGCACCAGATGTGGGCGGCGCAGTTCTGCCTGACGCGTAGCAACCGCGCCTGGCTCTCCAGCGGGGGAGCGGGCACGATGGGCTTCGGCTTCCCGGCGGCGATCGGCGCGCAGTTCGCGCAGCCACACAAGAAGGTGTGGGCGATCGTGGGCGACGGCGGCTTCCAGATGACCTGCTCGGAGCTCGCGACCGCCTGCGTGAACAAGCTCCCGGTGAAGTGCCTGATCATCAACAACAACTACCTGGGCATGATCCGGCAGTGGCAGGAGATGTTCTACGACAACCGCCTCTCCGGCGCGGATCTCGAGGGAAACCCGGACTTCGTGAAGCTCGCACAGGCCTACGGCGCCAAAGGCCTGCGGATCCGCCGCCCGGCCGACGTCGACCGCATCCTGCGCGAGGCGCACGCCTGGGACAAGGGGCCGTGCGTGGTCGTCGCCGAGGTGGTGAAGGAGGACAACGTGTTCCCGATGATCCCCGCCGGCGCGTCGCTCTCGGAGATGTTGATCGAGAAGCCCAAGCACCGGCTCGAGAAGCCGTCGGGGAGCACCTGA